The following are encoded in a window of Prochlorococcus marinus str. MIT 1013 genomic DNA:
- a CDS encoding FAD-binding domain-containing protein — protein METINLVWFKKDLRTYDNEALYEALKTENVIPIFVVEPDLWKLPDHSSRQWEFVRECLIDLNNSLSDIGLKLIIRVGNIQDVIKEFTKRFHVKGIYSHEETGNEWTFKRDQDLRRYTKNENINWYEYRQFGVFRGLKTRKSWSQKWEQHMSEELINDPRRVNYFIDIPSHNLPSSKSLKLNLDKCSHRIQGGRKQGLHKLDEFLKYKIDNYQYSLSSPLKAFDGCSRLSPYLTWGCLSIREVVQAIRKTKKRGSSAIDSRLHWHCHFIQKLESEPELENREYHPHMSGIRVSNPIFLEAWSRGLTGIPFIDACMRSLNNHGWINFRMRAMLMSYASYQLWLPWQESGLCLARKFIDYEPGIHWTQCQMQSGTTSINTIRIYNPIKQGYDHDPEGIFIRTWVKELQYLPSKFIHEPWEIDLFRQNDSSFVLGKNYPLPIVDPIISTKTARAKLKEIRNKPDFFDIAKNILEKHGSRKRRKSKLKKNQNNPKGHNQLTLKL, from the coding sequence GTGGAGACGATAAATCTAGTTTGGTTCAAAAAAGACTTAAGAACATACGATAATGAAGCACTTTATGAAGCGCTAAAAACTGAAAATGTAATACCAATTTTTGTTGTTGAGCCAGATCTTTGGAAACTTCCTGATCATTCTTCAAGACAATGGGAGTTTGTACGAGAATGTTTAATTGATTTAAACAACTCATTAAGTGATATTGGTTTGAAATTAATTATAAGAGTTGGGAATATTCAAGATGTAATTAAAGAGTTTACGAAAAGGTTTCATGTTAAAGGTATTTATAGTCATGAAGAAACCGGCAATGAATGGACATTTAAACGTGATCAAGATCTAAGGCGTTACACAAAAAACGAAAACATAAATTGGTATGAATACAGACAATTTGGTGTTTTTAGAGGTCTTAAAACACGCAAAAGTTGGTCTCAGAAATGGGAACAACATATGTCAGAGGAACTCATCAATGATCCCAGAAGAGTAAATTATTTTATTGATATTCCAAGTCATAATTTACCATCATCTAAAAGTCTAAAGTTAAATTTAGATAAATGTAGTCATCGAATTCAAGGAGGAAGAAAGCAAGGGCTTCATAAACTGGATGAGTTTCTGAAATACAAAATAGATAATTATCAATATTCTCTATCAAGTCCTTTAAAAGCATTTGATGGATGTTCTCGCTTATCGCCTTACTTAACTTGGGGGTGTCTATCAATTAGAGAGGTAGTCCAAGCAATTAGAAAAACCAAGAAAAGAGGATCCAGCGCAATTGACTCAAGATTACATTGGCATTGTCATTTTATTCAAAAGCTTGAATCAGAGCCTGAATTAGAAAATCGTGAGTACCACCCACACATGAGTGGTATCAGGGTGTCAAATCCAATTTTTTTAGAAGCATGGAGTAGAGGTCTAACTGGGATACCTTTTATAGATGCATGCATGAGATCCCTAAATAATCATGGTTGGATTAATTTTCGAATGAGAGCAATGCTTATGTCATATGCTAGCTACCAACTATGGCTGCCATGGCAAGAGAGTGGTTTATGCCTAGCACGCAAATTTATTGACTACGAGCCAGGAATTCACTGGACACAATGCCAAATGCAATCGGGTACGACATCGATTAATACGATTAGAATTTATAACCCAATTAAACAAGGATATGATCATGACCCAGAGGGAATATTTATTCGAACTTGGGTAAAAGAATTACAATACCTTCCAAGCAAATTCATCCATGAACCATGGGAAATTGATCTATTTCGTCAAAATGATTCATCATTCGTTCTTGGAAAAAATTATCCATTACCTATTGTGGATCCAATTATTAGTACAAAGACAGCACGAGCAAAGCTAAAAGAGATACGAAATAAACCAGACTTCTTTGACATCGCTAAAAATATCCTCGAAAAACATGGCTCAAGAAAAAGGAGAAAGTCAAAGTTAAAAAAGAACCAAAACAATCCCAAGGGACATAATCAATTAACCCTCAAGCTTTAA
- a CDS encoding DoxX family protein, with translation MDLTRFYSLNFLGRLLLSAVFINAIPGKITNFAAQAEYITNRGFPEPVSMIMMVGAIALLLGGTVLLIFTERIKLACSLLLVFLVPATIIFHLIPFQLVAVARNLSLIGGLLVAIEKSK, from the coding sequence ATGGATTTAACAAGATTTTATTCTTTGAACTTTCTTGGGCGATTGTTGCTAAGTGCAGTTTTTATAAATGCAATACCAGGTAAAATAACAAACTTTGCTGCTCAAGCTGAATACATAACAAACAGAGGGTTTCCCGAGCCAGTTTCAATGATAATGATGGTAGGTGCAATAGCTTTACTTCTTGGTGGTACTGTCCTGTTGATCTTCACAGAACGGATCAAACTCGCTTGTTCACTACTTTTAGTTTTCTTGGTGCCAGCCACAATAATTTTTCATTTGATACCATTTCAACTTGTAGCAGTGGCACGAAACCTATCTTTAATTGGAGGATTGTTAGTTGCCATAGAAAAATCCAAATAA